A window from Triticum aestivum cultivar Chinese Spring chromosome 6D, IWGSC CS RefSeq v2.1, whole genome shotgun sequence encodes these proteins:
- the LOC123141067 gene encoding protein RESPONSE TO LOW SULFUR 1 — protein sequence MAPSISIAAAAPASGWKGGRKAGAAPAEGEAETEALLLRRRNAELEREVALLRAELEAARLRAEAAEEAEERLCAQLGEAECEALELARAYQGRVQELARGLAAARSC from the coding sequence ATGGCGCCGTCCATCTCCATCGCCGCCGCGGCCCCGGCCTCGGGCTGGAAGGGCGGCAGgaaggccggggcggcgccggcggagggcgaggcggagacGGAGGCGCTGCTGCTGCGGCGCCGGAACGCCGAGCTGGAGCGGGAGGTGGCGCTGCTGCGGGCGGAGCTCGAGGCCGCGCGGCTGCGCGCcgaggccgcggaggaggccgagGAGCGGCTGTGCGCGCAGCTCGGCGAGGCCGAGTGCGAGGCCCTCGAGCTCGCGCGCGCGTACCAGGGCCGCGTCCAGGAGCTCGCGCGGGGGCTCGCCGCCGCACGCAGCTGCTAG